A portion of the Paenibacillus hamazuiensis genome contains these proteins:
- the ahrC gene encoding transcriptional regulator AhrC/ArgR, producing the protein MKGQRHIKIREIITNKEIETQDELVEELRAAGFHVTQATISRDIKELHLIKVPLDDGRYKYSVPADQRYNPLQRLRRALNDHFVHIDYTENLVVLKSLPGTANAIAALMDSLEWNEIMGTISGDDTILIICRTKEHSSHVVNQILSMLS; encoded by the coding sequence ATGAAGGGCCAAAGGCATATCAAAATTCGCGAGATCATCACGAACAAGGAAATCGAAACGCAGGACGAACTGGTGGAGGAGCTGCGCGCGGCGGGCTTCCACGTCACCCAGGCGACCATTTCCCGCGATATCAAGGAGCTTCACCTGATCAAGGTTCCGCTTGATGACGGCAGGTACAAATACTCGGTTCCGGCGGACCAGCGGTATAATCCGCTGCAGCGGCTCCGGCGCGCGCTAAACGATCATTTTGTACATATCGACTATACGGAAAATCTCGTCGTTCTGAAAAGCTTGCCCGGAACCGCCAACGCGATCGCCGCGCTGATGGACAGTCTGGAGTGGAACGAAATTATGGGGACGATATCCGGCGACGACACGATCCTGATCATTTGCCGGACAAAAGAACACAGCAGCCATGTCGTGAATCAAATTTTATCGATGCTAAGTTAA
- a CDS encoding TlyA family RNA methyltransferase yields MAADKERLDVLLVEQGFFESREKAKTSIMAGLVFVDEERVDKAGTKVARTAKLHVKGAVHPYVSRGGLKLKKALDTFQIPLAGAVMLDIGASTGGFTDCALQHGAAYVYAIDVGYNQLDWSLRSDERVHVMERVNFRYMKPEDLPGPKPTFATIDVSFISLKLILPPLKEILGDAGETVALIKPQFEAGREQVGKSGVVRDPDVHRHVVRTVIEFAESIGFFLKGLTFSPIKGGEGNIEFLAYFTCTKENALPDDAPLNQLIGDVVDQAQRT; encoded by the coding sequence ATGGCAGCAGATAAGGAACGTTTGGATGTACTGCTCGTGGAGCAAGGATTTTTCGAATCGCGGGAAAAAGCGAAAACGTCCATTATGGCCGGACTTGTTTTCGTCGATGAAGAACGCGTAGACAAAGCCGGAACGAAGGTGGCCCGAACGGCCAAACTTCACGTTAAAGGCGCGGTTCATCCGTATGTAAGCCGGGGCGGGCTCAAGCTGAAAAAGGCGCTGGATACGTTTCAAATACCGCTCGCAGGTGCGGTGATGCTTGATATCGGCGCCTCGACGGGCGGTTTCACCGACTGCGCGCTTCAGCACGGGGCTGCATACGTATATGCGATCGACGTCGGTTATAACCAACTCGACTGGTCACTCCGCAGCGACGAGCGGGTGCATGTGATGGAGCGCGTCAACTTCCGATATATGAAGCCGGAAGATTTGCCGGGACCGAAGCCGACCTTCGCCACGATCGACGTCTCGTTTATTTCGCTCAAGCTGATTTTGCCGCCGTTGAAGGAGATTTTAGGCGATGCGGGAGAAACGGTGGCGCTGATCAAGCCGCAGTTCGAGGCGGGCCGCGAGCAGGTGGGCAAGTCGGGCGTTGTGCGCGACCCTGATGTGCACCGCCACGTCGTGCGGACCGTCATTGAATTCGCGGAAAGCATCGGTTTCTTTCTGAAAGGGCTGACATTCTCGCCAATCAAAGGCGGGGAAGGCAATATCGAGTTTTTGGCTTATTTTACTTGTACAAAAGAAAATGCTCTGCCGGACGATGCGCCGCTCAATCAACTGATCGGCGACGTCGTGGACCAGGCGCAAAGGACATGA
- a CDS encoding DUF2273 domain-containing protein has product MWKQLWEHHRGVVLGVAGGIGLGFIYLFFGFWDMLIFAFIVFLGYYFGVKADRGEPLFPFEDTRDWLSDRWRMFK; this is encoded by the coding sequence ATGTGGAAACAGCTGTGGGAACATCACCGGGGAGTTGTGCTCGGCGTCGCGGGGGGCATCGGACTCGGCTTCATCTACTTGTTTTTCGGATTTTGGGACATGCTGATCTTTGCTTTTATCGTCTTTCTCGGTTATTATTTCGGGGTAAAGGCGGATCGGGGCGAGCCCTTGTTTCCGTTTGAAGACACGCGGGATTGGCTGTCCGACCGGTGGAGAATGTTCAAATGA
- the amaP gene encoding alkaline shock response membrane anchor protein AmaP produces MVKMLDRLLLFLYTLAVLVGSALALAAAFAWIPYEDAGRFLRDVYYDQKIAFTFIPCMIVLFLISIRFFYIAVRPGRAQAPSIDQRTEFGDIRISIDTVENLALKAANRTRGVKDLKSRVRVNHAGLDITIRAIVDGENSIPALTEEMQGAVKRHVEEITGIPVAMVSVYVANIQQTAPTFRSRVE; encoded by the coding sequence GTGGTAAAAATGCTCGACAGGCTGCTGTTGTTTCTGTATACGCTTGCCGTGCTTGTAGGCTCGGCCCTTGCGCTTGCTGCAGCCTTTGCTTGGATTCCGTATGAGGACGCCGGCCGCTTTTTGCGCGATGTTTATTATGATCAAAAAATTGCTTTTACGTTTATCCCGTGCATGATCGTTCTTTTTCTGATCAGCATCCGCTTTTTTTACATAGCCGTCCGTCCGGGGCGCGCCCAGGCGCCTTCCATCGACCAGCGTACGGAATTCGGCGATATCCGCATTTCAATTGATACCGTCGAAAATCTGGCTTTGAAGGCGGCGAACCGCACGCGCGGGGTCAAAGATTTAAAGTCGCGGGTCCGAGTGAACCACGCCGGACTTGACATTACGATACGCGCGATTGTGGACGGGGAGAATTCCATTCCGGCGCTCACGGAAGAAATGCAAGGCGCCGTGAAACGGCATGTGGAAGAGATAACGGGAATTCCGGTGGCGATGGTCTCCGTATACGTGGCCAACATTCAGCAAACTGCTCCGACATTTAGAAGCAGAGTCGAATAG
- the folD gene encoding bifunctional methylenetetrahydrofolate dehydrogenase/methenyltetrahydrofolate cyclohydrolase FolD, producing the protein MSAHVINGKEIVSSYRAEIKEEAHALTARGTQPGLAVVIVGEDPASQVYVRNKAKACEEAGMYSEVHRLPEQTSEAELLQLIRELNGNPKIHGILVQSPLPKHISEERVVEEIAVEKDVDCFHPTNVGNVTIGKDAPLPCTPAGVIQILKKVGIPIAGKHAVVVGRSNIVGKPMALLLLREHATVTICHSRTPNMEEITRQADILVVAVGKANMIGKRHVKPGAVVVDVGINRLDTGKLAGDVDFEDVLDTAGYITPVPGCVGPMTITVLLRNTLEAAKRASQAETAVKA; encoded by the coding sequence ATGTCGGCACATGTCATTAACGGAAAAGAAATCGTAAGTTCTTACCGCGCGGAAATCAAGGAAGAAGCTCATGCTCTGACGGCTCGGGGGACGCAGCCCGGGCTTGCGGTCGTCATCGTCGGGGAAGATCCGGCTTCGCAAGTGTATGTGCGCAATAAAGCGAAAGCTTGCGAAGAGGCGGGAATGTATTCGGAGGTTCACCGCCTGCCTGAACAAACGTCCGAAGCCGAGCTGCTGCAGCTGATTCGCGAGCTTAACGGAAACCCGAAAATTCACGGCATCCTTGTGCAATCCCCGCTGCCGAAGCATATTTCGGAAGAACGCGTCGTCGAGGAAATCGCGGTCGAAAAGGATGTCGACTGCTTCCATCCGACGAACGTCGGCAATGTGACAATCGGCAAAGATGCGCCACTGCCTTGTACACCGGCCGGTGTCATTCAGATTTTGAAAAAAGTCGGCATTCCGATCGCCGGAAAACATGCGGTTGTCGTCGGGCGCAGCAACATCGTCGGCAAACCGATGGCGCTCCTGCTGCTCAGGGAGCACGCCACCGTGACGATCTGCCATTCGCGCACACCGAATATGGAAGAAATTACACGGCAGGCGGACATTCTCGTCGTCGCCGTAGGCAAGGCGAACATGATCGGCAAGCGGCATGTCAAGCCGGGTGCCGTTGTCGTTGACGTCGGCATCAACCGGCTCGATACGGGAAAGCTTGCCGGCGACGTTGATTTTGAGGACGTACTCGACACAGCGGGCTACATTACGCCGGTTCCCGGCTGCGTCGGCCCGATGACGATTACGGTGCTGCTGCGCAATACATTGGAAGCGGCGAAGAGAGCGTCACAGGCTGAAACGGCCGTCAAGGCGTGA
- a CDS encoding polyprenyl synthetase family protein yields the protein MARKVEAELGFAFPPEWHIPEKLKESMQYSLMAGGKRLRPILVIAAAEAFGGRIEAAIPIACAVEMVHTYSLIHDDLPAMDNDDYRRGKLTNHKVFGDAMAILAGDGLLTHAFYSIVQAHRKFGVPAEAALSIVEDLAVLAGAKGMVGGQAADILGEQGITRLEELEYIHVRKTSDLIVFSLKAGARLAGAGEPQLAALEKFGHHIGLAFQIQDDILDLIGDEQKLGKPVKSDEKQMKVTYPYFIGIEASKRKIEELTEGAKSAIIEGGIPKPDRLLQLADYLMARDH from the coding sequence ATGGCGCGAAAAGTGGAAGCGGAGCTTGGATTTGCTTTTCCGCCGGAATGGCACATTCCCGAAAAACTGAAAGAATCGATGCAGTATTCCCTGATGGCAGGGGGCAAAAGACTGCGCCCGATTTTGGTCATTGCGGCGGCGGAAGCGTTCGGCGGCCGGATCGAAGCTGCTATTCCCATTGCCTGCGCCGTGGAAATGGTGCACACGTATTCGCTGATCCACGACGACCTGCCGGCCATGGATAACGATGACTACAGACGGGGAAAACTAACCAATCATAAGGTATTTGGCGATGCGATGGCGATTCTTGCCGGGGACGGTTTGCTGACGCATGCGTTTTACAGCATCGTTCAGGCACACCGCAAATTCGGGGTGCCGGCCGAAGCGGCACTCTCGATCGTTGAGGATTTGGCCGTGCTGGCCGGGGCTAAAGGAATGGTCGGAGGCCAGGCCGCCGATATACTCGGAGAACAAGGGATCACCCGGCTGGAGGAGCTGGAATACATTCATGTCCGCAAAACAAGCGATCTGATCGTCTTCAGCTTAAAAGCGGGAGCCCGTCTGGCGGGGGCCGGGGAGCCGCAGCTCGCGGCGCTGGAGAAGTTCGGGCATCATATCGGTCTAGCTTTTCAAATCCAGGACGATATCCTCGATCTGATTGGAGATGAACAGAAGCTGGGCAAGCCGGTCAAAAGCGACGAAAAGCAGATGAAAGTGACGTATCCGTATTTTATCGGCATCGAAGCTTCGAAGCGAAAAATTGAGGAGCTTACCGAGGGAGCGAAGTCGGCGATCATCGAGGGCGGCATCCCCAAACCGGATCGGCTGCTGCAGCTTGCCGACTACTTGATGGCGCGCGATCATTAA
- the xseB gene encoding exodeoxyribonuclease VII small subunit: MTNEETALSFEQAMEKLEHIVLQLENGDVPLEKAIELFQEGMKLSQLCSQKLEHVERKIEILLEEEGGMVKKPFNPAADEKGDNH, from the coding sequence ATGACAAACGAGGAAACGGCGCTTAGCTTCGAGCAGGCGATGGAGAAGCTGGAGCATATCGTGCTCCAGCTTGAAAACGGCGATGTCCCTTTGGAAAAAGCGATCGAGCTTTTTCAGGAAGGGATGAAGTTGTCCCAGCTGTGCAGTCAAAAGCTGGAGCATGTGGAGCGAAAAATCGAGATTTTGCTGGAAGAAGAGGGCGGCATGGTCAAAAAGCCGTTCAATCCGGCAGCGGACGAGAAAGGTGACAATCATTGA
- the dxs gene encoding 1-deoxy-D-xylulose-5-phosphate synthase: MLLEQINQPDDLKRLSVEQLQQLAEETREFLIKNLSVTGGHLSSNLGIVELTIALHYLYNSPVDKFIFDVGHQSYVHKMFTGRKDQFHTLRKYKGLCGFIKRSESEHDVWEAGHSSTSLSAAMGMAIARDLKGEHNRVIAIIGDGALTGGMAFEALNHIGHEKKNLMVILNDNEMSIAPNVGALHNYLGKIRSDKHYMKAKEEVEYLLKKIPAVGNTLAKTVEKLKDSLKYLLVSGVLFEELGLTYFGPVDGHNIPLLLDTMKQADKVSGPVLVHVITLKGKGYSPAEEDSHAWHGASPYKIESGKMLKSAGPPMYTEVFGKTLIELAEQDPRVVAVTPAMPGGSGLLGFAAKFPKRMFDVGIAEQHAATLCAGLATGGIKPVFAVYSTFLQRAYDQVVHDICRPNLNVIFAIDRAGFVGPDGETHQGVYDIAFLRSIPNMVLMMPKNENELRHMLKTAIDYNDGPIAVRYPRINGVGVAMDDELVPIPIGKWEVHREGDAAAILAVGPMVQIAEEAAEQLGKEGVRVRIVNARFIKPLDEKMLLELAGERMRIITIEEGSVQGGFGSAVLEFYSQQNLLSQLTVKTVGIPDYFVEHGSVAEQRQEVGLTAERIVTEVRALLPRRRQRA, translated from the coding sequence GTGCTGCTCGAACAAATCAATCAGCCGGATGACCTTAAGCGGCTCTCCGTGGAACAGCTGCAGCAGCTGGCGGAGGAAACGCGCGAATTTCTGATCAAAAACCTTTCCGTCACCGGCGGCCACTTGTCTTCCAACCTGGGAATCGTCGAATTGACGATCGCTTTGCATTACTTGTATAACAGTCCGGTAGACAAATTTATTTTCGACGTCGGCCATCAGTCCTACGTTCATAAAATGTTTACTGGGAGAAAAGACCAGTTTCATACCTTGAGAAAATATAAAGGTTTGTGCGGATTCATCAAACGATCGGAAAGCGAGCATGACGTCTGGGAGGCCGGCCACAGCAGCACATCGTTGTCGGCGGCCATGGGAATGGCGATCGCCCGCGATCTGAAAGGCGAGCACAACCGTGTCATTGCGATTATCGGCGACGGTGCGCTTACGGGAGGCATGGCGTTCGAGGCTTTAAACCACATCGGTCACGAAAAAAAGAACCTGATGGTCATCCTGAACGATAATGAAATGTCGATTGCTCCGAACGTGGGTGCGCTGCATAATTATCTCGGCAAAATCCGCTCGGACAAACATTACATGAAAGCGAAGGAAGAAGTCGAGTACCTGCTGAAGAAAATTCCGGCTGTCGGCAATACATTGGCCAAAACCGTGGAAAAGCTGAAAGACAGCCTCAAATATTTGCTCGTTTCCGGCGTGTTGTTTGAAGAGCTCGGCCTCACTTATTTCGGCCCGGTCGACGGGCACAATATTCCGCTGCTGCTGGATACGATGAAACAGGCCGACAAGGTAAGCGGACCTGTTCTTGTTCACGTCATCACACTGAAAGGCAAAGGGTATTCTCCCGCTGAGGAGGATTCGCATGCGTGGCATGGAGCCAGCCCGTACAAGATCGAATCCGGCAAAATGCTCAAATCTGCCGGACCGCCGATGTACACGGAAGTGTTCGGAAAAACGCTCATTGAGCTCGCGGAACAGGATCCTCGTGTTGTCGCCGTCACTCCGGCCATGCCGGGAGGGTCCGGGCTGCTCGGCTTTGCGGCGAAGTTCCCGAAGCGCATGTTCGACGTCGGCATCGCCGAACAGCATGCCGCAACGCTGTGCGCCGGTCTTGCCACCGGTGGCATCAAGCCGGTGTTCGCGGTATATTCGACGTTTCTGCAGCGGGCGTACGACCAGGTCGTGCATGATATTTGCCGGCCGAATTTGAATGTGATCTTTGCGATCGACCGGGCCGGTTTTGTCGGGCCTGACGGCGAAACGCATCAGGGTGTGTACGACATCGCCTTTTTGCGCAGCATCCCGAATATGGTGCTGATGATGCCGAAAAATGAAAACGAGCTGCGGCATATGCTGAAAACGGCGATCGATTATAACGACGGACCGATCGCTGTCAGATATCCGCGCATTAACGGGGTCGGCGTCGCTATGGACGATGAGCTCGTACCGATTCCGATCGGCAAATGGGAAGTGCATCGGGAAGGCGATGCGGCTGCCATTCTTGCCGTCGGTCCTATGGTGCAGATCGCTGAGGAAGCGGCGGAGCAGCTCGGCAAAGAAGGCGTGCGCGTACGGATCGTCAATGCGAGATTTATTAAGCCTTTGGACGAAAAAATGCTGCTGGAGTTGGCAGGCGAACGCATGAGGATCATCACGATCGAAGAAGGCTCGGTGCAGGGCGGGTTCGGCAGCGCGGTGCTCGAGTTTTATTCGCAGCAAAACCTGCTGTCCCAATTAACCGTCAAAACCGTCGGCATTCCCGACTATTTTGTCGAGCACGGCTCCGTTGCCGAACAACGTCAAGAGGTCGGGCTCACGGCGGAGCGGATCGTCACGGAAGTGCGAGCGCTGCTGCCGAGAAGACGCCAACGGGCCTAG
- the accC gene encoding acetyl-CoA carboxylase biotin carboxylase subunit has product MKFHKILIANRGEIAVRIIRACRELGIYTVAVYSEADRDALHVRMADEAYCIGPFLSKDSYLNLTNIMSVATLTESDAIHPGYGFLAENADFAEICESCNITFIGPSPEAISKMGDKSVAKQTMKDAGVPVIPGSDGLVEDLDEAIRLGREIGYPLIIKATAGGGGKGIRIAENEEMLISQITTAQQEAQKAFGNAGVYLEKYLTGMKHVEIQILADKHGNVVHLGERDCSVQRRRQKLVEEAPCPILTPETRKAMGDAAVRAAKAVNYSGAGTLEFLLGPDGRFYFMEMNTRIQVEHPVTEMITGIDIIKEMIRVAEGERLSFRQEDVQINGWAIECRVNAEDPNRNFMPSAGQIQFYLPPGGFGVRVDSAAYPGYTIPPHYDSMIAKLIVWGTDRNDAIARMKRALSEFTIEGISSTIPFHLKLMDHKKFIAGDHDIKFLEEHDVNDPES; this is encoded by the coding sequence GTGAAGTTTCACAAAATATTGATCGCCAACCGCGGAGAGATCGCTGTCCGCATTATACGCGCCTGCCGGGAGCTCGGCATTTACACGGTAGCCGTATATTCGGAAGCGGACCGCGATGCGCTCCATGTCCGCATGGCGGACGAGGCTTACTGCATCGGTCCGTTTTTGTCCAAAGACAGCTACCTTAACCTGACGAATATTATGAGCGTCGCGACCTTGACCGAATCCGATGCCATTCATCCGGGCTACGGCTTTCTTGCCGAAAATGCCGATTTCGCGGAAATTTGCGAAAGCTGCAACATCACATTTATCGGTCCTTCTCCGGAAGCGATCAGCAAGATGGGCGACAAATCCGTCGCCAAGCAGACGATGAAGGACGCCGGCGTACCTGTTATTCCGGGCTCCGACGGCCTTGTGGAAGATTTGGACGAGGCGATCCGGCTCGGCCGGGAAATCGGCTACCCGCTGATCATTAAAGCGACCGCGGGGGGCGGAGGCAAAGGCATCCGCATCGCCGAAAACGAAGAAATGCTGATCTCGCAAATTACGACCGCCCAGCAGGAAGCGCAGAAAGCGTTCGGCAACGCCGGCGTTTATCTGGAAAAATATTTGACGGGCATGAAGCACGTCGAAATTCAAATTTTGGCGGACAAGCACGGCAACGTCGTCCATTTGGGCGAGCGCGACTGCTCGGTGCAGCGCCGCCGTCAAAAGCTCGTCGAGGAAGCGCCTTGCCCGATCCTCACACCGGAAACGAGAAAAGCGATGGGCGATGCCGCCGTTCGCGCCGCCAAAGCGGTGAACTATTCGGGAGCGGGCACGCTCGAGTTTTTGCTCGGGCCCGACGGCCGGTTCTACTTCATGGAAATGAACACGCGCATTCAGGTCGAGCATCCGGTGACGGAGATGATCACCGGCATCGATATCATCAAAGAGATGATCCGCGTAGCCGAAGGCGAGCGCCTGTCGTTCCGCCAGGAAGACGTGCAAATTAACGGCTGGGCGATCGAATGCCGCGTCAATGCGGAAGATCCTAACCGCAATTTTATGCCTTCCGCCGGACAAATTCAGTTCTATCTCCCTCCGGGAGGCTTCGGGGTGCGCGTGGACAGCGCCGCTTATCCGGGATATACGATTCCGCCGCATTATGATTCGATGATCGCAAAGCTGATCGTATGGGGAACGGATCGAAACGACGCGATTGCCCGAATGAAACGGGCTTTATCCGAGTTTACGATCGAGGGGATATCCTCGACGATCCCGTTCCACCTGAAGCTGATGGACCATAAAAAATTTATCGCCGGCGACCACGATATCAAGTTTCTCGAGGAGCATGACGTAAACGATCCGGAATCTTGA
- the xseA gene encoding exodeoxyribonuclease VII large subunit: MKERKVLSIKDLNRYIKMRLEGDAGLQDVWLRGEISNFTHHSSGHMYFTLKDAESRLKCVMFASQNQRLSFMPREGSKVLACGNISVYERDGQYQFYVSQMQPDGIGSLYLAFEQLKKKLEAEGLFAASRKRPIPRFPKAVGVITSPTGAAVRDIIITLQRRYPAVPILLYPVLVQGTQAAPSIVKAIEAMNARAEVDVLIVGRGGGSLEELWAFNEEIVARSISASNIPVISAVGHETDFTIADFVADLRAATPTAAAELAVPHHMELKQQLSFISQSLYAALSRQVNRKKEKLGALKRSPYLMYPQRQLLQPAQRLDRLKEQLAYKMNGRLAKAGERLMKLERTLTAHNPKNQAMFARKRLDSAGRQLVQSMQVTLRQRKQEWLTHVRQLDALSPLKVMQRGYSLVYDEKEKHIINSINQVQIGDILKLRLKDGRVDAHVWAMEEKPDDKRGNGA; encoded by the coding sequence ATGAAAGAACGGAAAGTCCTGTCGATCAAAGATTTGAACCGCTATATCAAAATGCGTCTGGAGGGCGATGCGGGGCTGCAGGATGTGTGGCTGCGCGGGGAAATCTCCAACTTCACGCACCATTCCAGCGGACATATGTATTTCACGCTGAAGGATGCGGAGAGCCGGCTCAAATGCGTGATGTTCGCTTCGCAGAACCAGCGGCTCTCTTTTATGCCACGGGAAGGGTCGAAGGTGCTCGCCTGCGGCAATATTTCCGTCTACGAGCGCGACGGTCAATATCAGTTTTACGTTTCGCAAATGCAGCCGGACGGCATCGGGAGCCTCTACCTGGCCTTCGAGCAGCTGAAAAAAAAGCTCGAAGCCGAAGGTTTGTTCGCCGCTTCGCGAAAGAGACCGATTCCGCGTTTTCCGAAAGCGGTCGGCGTCATCACGTCGCCGACCGGAGCGGCGGTGCGCGACATCATCATTACGCTGCAGCGGCGCTATCCGGCAGTGCCGATTTTGCTTTACCCCGTGCTGGTGCAGGGTACGCAGGCGGCGCCGTCCATCGTCAAAGCGATCGAAGCGATGAACGCCCGAGCCGAAGTCGACGTGCTGATCGTCGGTCGCGGCGGCGGGTCGCTGGAGGAGCTGTGGGCGTTTAACGAAGAAATCGTCGCCCGCAGCATCAGCGCGTCGAACATACCGGTCATCTCGGCGGTCGGCCACGAAACCGACTTTACGATCGCCGATTTCGTCGCCGACCTTCGGGCCGCCACTCCAACCGCCGCCGCCGAGTTGGCCGTGCCGCACCATATGGAGCTGAAGCAGCAGCTCAGCTTCATAAGCCAAAGCCTCTACGCCGCTTTATCGCGTCAGGTGAACCGGAAGAAGGAGAAGCTTGGCGCACTGAAGCGTTCGCCATATCTCATGTATCCGCAGCGGCAGCTGCTTCAGCCGGCACAGCGGCTTGACCGGCTCAAGGAGCAGCTTGCGTACAAGATGAACGGCAGGCTGGCTAAAGCGGGCGAGCGGCTGATGAAGCTGGAGCGGACGCTGACGGCGCACAATCCGAAAAATCAGGCGATGTTCGCCCGCAAGCGGCTCGATTCGGCAGGGCGCCAGCTTGTGCAGTCGATGCAGGTGACGCTCCGGCAGCGCAAGCAGGAATGGCTCACGCACGTTCGGCAGCTCGACGCGCTCAGCCCGCTCAAGGTGATGCAGCGCGGATACAGCTTGGTGTACGATGAGAAGGAAAAACATATCATCAATTCTATCAATCAGGTACAAATCGGGGACATATTGAAATTGCGTTTGAAGGACGGGCGTGTCGACGCGCACGTCTGGGCGATGGAGGAGAAACCGGATGACAAACGAGGAAACGGCGCTTAG
- the nusB gene encoding transcription antitermination factor NusB codes for MKRRVAREIALQVLYQMEMNQVSAAEAIRIAIEEAENDNEANLDVGDDKISPQYIKELVDGTQKHLPTIDELLLEYLKGWQMDRLSRVDRQVLRLAVYEMIYREDVPPKVVVNEAIELAKHFGTEESGKFVNGVLGRMIKELEAIKSKALQKHEQ; via the coding sequence ATGAAACGCAGAGTAGCCAGAGAAATCGCGCTTCAGGTGTTATATCAAATGGAAATGAATCAGGTGTCCGCAGCGGAGGCGATCCGTATCGCCATAGAGGAAGCGGAAAACGACAACGAAGCGAATTTGGACGTAGGTGACGACAAAATTTCGCCGCAGTACATAAAGGAACTCGTCGACGGAACGCAGAAACATTTGCCTACGATTGACGAGCTGCTGCTCGAATATTTGAAAGGCTGGCAAATGGACAGGCTGTCCCGGGTGGACCGCCAGGTGCTGCGCCTTGCCGTATACGAAATGATCTACCGCGAAGACGTGCCGCCGAAGGTCGTCGTCAACGAAGCGATCGAACTGGCCAAACATTTCGGCACCGAGGAGTCGGGCAAGTTCGTCAACGGCGTTTTGGGCAGGATGATCAAAGAACTGGAAGCGATCAAATCGAAAGCTTTGCAAAAACACGAACAATAG
- a CDS encoding Asp23/Gls24 family envelope stress response protein, translating to MNAALADYEKTEMGTIQIAPEVIEVIAGLATIEVPGVAGMSGGFAGGIAELLGRKNLSKGVKVEVGQREAAIDVSVVIEYGFRIPEVAGAIQQNVKHAIESMTGLSVVQVNVHIHDVLFKGMDKAEEAENVVQRVK from the coding sequence ATGAACGCAGCGCTTGCGGATTATGAAAAAACCGAGATGGGCACCATTCAAATCGCTCCCGAGGTTATTGAAGTGATCGCCGGTCTTGCTACGATAGAAGTGCCGGGAGTTGCCGGGATGAGCGGCGGTTTTGCCGGCGGCATCGCCGAGCTGCTCGGCCGTAAAAACTTGTCCAAAGGCGTCAAGGTGGAGGTCGGTCAAAGGGAAGCGGCGATCGACGTATCCGTAGTTATCGAATATGGCTTCCGAATTCCGGAAGTTGCCGGCGCGATCCAGCAAAACGTCAAACACGCGATCGAATCGATGACCGGCCTCAGCGTCGTTCAGGTGAATGTTCATATTCACGACGTGCTTTTCAAAGGCATGGACAAAGCGGAAGAAGCGGAAAACGTCGTACAGCGCGTAAAATAA